The Candidatus Omnitrophota bacterium genome includes the window TTCTTGCCGCAATCATCGCCCCAAATGCTTTTAAAGCTGTTGAGAAGGCGAAGATTTCTGAAGCAATAGCCGATGTTAAAACTTACAAAACTGCCATTGGTACCTTATATGCTGATACCGGACATTGGGTAGTAGAAGGCGCTGTTCCTCCCCTAGGTGACATTATCTATCCAGATTCTGCTAATAATGATTTAATAACTAATCTTAATGGTTATTTTGGTTGGGATGGACCTTATGTTCAAAAGATTAAAGCCAAAAATCCCTGGAAGGGTTGGTATGTTTTTCAATCTAATGATGTCGCAAGAGGTTTACAATCAGAAATTTGGCTTGATTTTGAAGATGCTTGTTATCCGCTAGAGGGTAGTGTCAGCCTTGATTGCCCTATACCGGATAAAGCCAAAAATAAAATAGATGCTACCATTGACGATGGAGATCCCTCGGACGGAAATGTACAAGAAGGACTAGGAGGGTCAGCCGGTGATTTTTCTTGGTTTTTAGTTTGGGATGCATACTAAGTTGTAACTACCTAACGGTTAATCTACTTTCTAACCTCTTTGCGAAATTTATCAAAAATGCTATGATTAAAAATCATTAATAGAGGGGGGTGCCGAGCTCGGTTTAAGGCGGCGGTTTGCTAAACCTTTTCGACTCTTTTTCAATAAACTTAATCCTTTTTCAATTTATCCTCTAAAATATTAACTTTTCATACTTATTGCTGTTTGTAGGAATTTTGTATGCTTATATCTGTTTGACTATTTTTTGGACACCGACCCCCATCCCTTCCAATTTGGTCGCAGATATAGTTATAAGGACTGTTTTTGGTGCCTGAATTAGATTTTGGGAAGCCCGTTCTGAAACCGTTTTTACAAAGAGGCATTTTTGCTGTTATAGTGGTCCTTTTTAGGTGTTATACTTTAATGATAGGTTTAATTGTATGAAGAAAAATATTTTTTCCTTAATAATTTACCTTTGTTTGTCTTTGGCTTCGGTAACGGTTTATGCTGGTCCTTTTGAGAAATTGACTAGTAGTGGAAGACCATCCGTTAACTCAGGCCAAAATAAGTCAACTCAAGCATCACATCCACCTGCCAGAAGTAATCGTTTACTTGAAAGGAGTTCAACAAAAGCACAAAGTCCAAAAACAGCAATTAAGGTAAAAGGAGGCTTGGGGGGTTCTAGTTTTAGGCATACAGTTCAGGAAGGGCTTAATAAAGTATCTAAAGTGCATCCGGAATTGCTCGATGCGAAGGGTGTTGTCATACTTCGTGAGAAACTAGAGCCTGGCGAAGCTATGCGGGCCTATACTGCGGAGAATTTAATAGCTGTGTCACCCCGAACCGCTTCGGAAGATAATAAGTACCTTTTTGCTGCAGCTTTGGGGCATGAGTTAGATCACGTATTAAATCCTCAAAAAGGTGAGGTTTTAGATCAACAGGGACGCATAAAACTGAAAGTGGCGGTAGCTATGGAAAAACGAGCTATCGGCAAGGAAATAGATATTCTTTCTGCGTACTTAGAAGTAGCCAGTAAAAAAGACCGTGAGATAATGCAACTGCGGATAAATTTCCTGAAAGCTGCGGATGGGACGCATAATAAGGAAAGGTATGAAAGGCTTGGCATTCCTTTTGTCGATTAGCGGTAATGTAAAATAAGTCTGACTTTATTTTTTTCTGACCCTCATCCCAATTGACACATTTTTCTTATTCGACCAATTCCTATCAAAGTAGTATCTATTTTCTTTTCAAAACTTACCAAAAATGCTATAATTAAAAATCATTAATAGATGAGGGGTGGCCGAGCTCGGTTTAAGGCGGCGGTTTGCTAAACCTCCATAGTCCTTTTTCAATAACCCAATAAATTCAATCCTTTTTTAATTTATCTTCTAAAGTATTAACTTTTTATACTTACCGCTGTTTGTAGGAATCTTGCATGTTTGTATCTGTTTGGCTATTTTTTGGACATTTTCTGGTCACCGACCCTTACTCTTTCTGACTTGGTTATGGGTATAGTTATAAGGGCTATTTTCGGCACTTGAAGTAAATTTTGGAAAAATCTATTTTTAGTGGTAAAATATTCCAAAGGAGGTATTTTATGAAAAAATCATTTACTTTAATCGAGTTAATCGTAGTAATCGCTATAATTGCTATCTTAGCAGCAATCATCGCTCCCAATGCATTTAAGGCTATTGATAAAGCAAAAGTTTCAGCTAGCCTGGCTTATGCAAAGAACATAAAAACAGCAATTTTGTCTTTGTATTCCGATACTGGGCATTTTTCGGGATGGGTGGCCGGCATGACGGCTGGTCAATATAATTATGTGAAACTTGACGATGATTATAACCCTAGTTGGCAGCCTAGCAATTTATTGAGTGATGAATCTGGTTGGACTGGTTGGGATGGTCCCTATATGGAGCAACTGACAGGTCGACATCGATGGGGCGGAACTATCATGCTTCTCTATTATCCTATTCCAGCATCTTGGGCTAATGGTCTTGGTCTTTATCGTTGGTTTCCGTGCTATGGGAATTCAGCTAATAATTGTGGAGTATCTGAGACGAATTTAAAGAAAATAGATGCTACCGTAGATGATGGTGTACCTACCACTGGTAACCATAGAGTCTATTATGACGCCACGTATTCACAATGGTATTCGCTAGAAACGTTAATTAACTTCTAATGATAGGTTCAGTCGATAGCGGTAAAGAGGAAAATATAGGTTTTTGTTTAATAACTAGGGGAGATTGTTAACATGAGAATATTTTTATTATTAGCTATAGTTGCGATAATGGCTTGTTCTTCGCAAGATAAGAGGTCACCGGTGGATCAATTAGAACCAGAGCTCATTGACCCTGCGGCTGGGCTTGACAATATGTAACCTTAGAATAACATTAAAGGTATGATGTCTTTAATGAACCAACGGTTTCTTTATACCTTCTTTTTAACTATAGTATTAAAGATATTTTAGGAAAACTTTTTAGCCTAATTGACACATTCTTTTCTATTTGACCAAGTCTTATCAAAGTATGATCCATCTTCTAAATTCTTTCCAAAATTAACCAAAAATGTTATAATTGAAAATCATTAATAGAGGAGGGGTGGCCGAGCTCGGTTTAAGGCGGCGGTTTGCTAAACCGTTGTACAGGTGAAAACCCGTACCTGGGGTTCAAATCCCCACCCCTCCGCCAGTTTTATAATAAATAAATGGAAATACTACTTAATAGCCTAATTTTTATAGTCGGTCTTGCTATATTAATAATCAGCTCTGACTGGCTTATCCAGGGTTCAATTAAATTATCTAGCCTTCTAAGATTAACCCCTTTATTTGTAGGATTAGTTCTAGTCGCTTTTGGTACATCTACTCCTGAAGCTGGAGTTGGAATAGTCGCCGCCATAAGAAATTATAAAGAGATAGCCTTGGGCAATGTTATCGGAAGCAATATTTGCAATATTGGGTTGATTTTGGGTCTATGTGCTTTCGTTAGGCCGTTAAAGATAAATAAGTCTATTCTTAGAAGAGAGTTTCCCTTTATGCTTCTTGCTACGGTTTCACTTTTTTTAATGAGTCGGGATTTATTAATTAGCCGGCTTGACGGATTAATATTTATATTTGGCTTTATTGCTTTTTTAGTTTTTTCATATAAAGGAGCAAGGCAGTCTTTTATCGGCGATGAGATAAATAATTTTAAATTTAAAGGTTTGTTTAAGAGATACAATTCACCTATTGCAATCACCGTTTTATCGCTAATTTCAATTTTAGGCATAGCTATTGGAGCAAAGCTTATGGTTGATAAAGGAGTGGTCTTAGCAAATATTTTTGGGGTGAAGCCTTGGTTGATTGCAATTACTGTTTTTGCCGTTGGCACTTCGCTTCCTGAATTAGCGGCATCATTGACTGCGGCTTTGAAGAAAGCGCCTTCAATTAGTGTTGGCAATATCGTCGGAAGCAATATTTTTAACATTTTACTGATTTTAGGGGTGGTTTCTTTAATCAGACCGATACAGCTAGAGGCTTCAATGCTAAAGTTTGAATTTCCGGTTTTGCTTATTTTTAGCTTTACCCTTCTTATCATGATGAAAACTAGGCACCAAATAAGCCGTTGGGAAGGGCTGTCGTTATTTTTAGGCTATATTGGTTTTATTTTTTTATTGATTCACTAATTTATAATAACCAAAAGGAGGTAGCGGATGTTAGGAGGTATATTGATATTTTTAGGAGTTTTAGTGTTTTTGGTCGTTATCTGGGTTATCGGTTCTTATAACGGCGTAATAACTTTAAGAAATAGTGTGGATAATGCTTGGGCTCAAATCGATGTCCAGCTTACCCGGAGACATGATCTTATACCTAATTTGGTAAAAACGGCTAAAGGTTACCTAACTCATGAAAAAGAAACCCTTGAGAATGTAATAAAGGCCCGTACTCAGGCAACTCAGGCTACCGCAGTTAAAGACAAACAGGCGGCCGAGAACTTTTTAACCAGCACCCTGCGCTCTTTATTTGCTGTTGTTGAGCGATATCCTGATCTTAAGGCTAATCAGAGCATGCTCAAGCTTCATGAAGAGATAACTTCAACTGAAAACCGGATTGCTTTTGCCCGGCAGTTTTACAATGATGAGACAATGAGGCACAATACCTTAATTCAGCAATTTCCGGTTAATTTAATTGCCAGTAGTTTTAACTTTAGCAATAAAGAGTTATTCGAAATCGAGGATACGTCTCACAAGGAAGTTCCCGAAGTAAATCTTTAATTTTCTTACCTAAAAATGGCCTATTCATTTATCCAGATCGAGAGGGAGAAATCCCGTTTTATCTTCGTTCTGATTGCCATCCTGATAGCTATCTACTTTTTTACCTCTTGGACAGTATGGTTTTTTGTTAAAAACTACTACCGCTATCGGTTTTATAGCGAAGCCCAAACTGGTCTATATATCCCTACTTTGATTGAAACCGGCATTGTTTTTTTAATTGCTCTTTCAGCGGCATTATTGCATTTTTACATTTCAACCGCTGATATGCTGGTTAGAT containing:
- a CDS encoding prepilin-type N-terminal cleavage/methylation domain-containing protein, with amino-acid sequence MKKSFTLIELIVVIAIIAILAAIIAPNAFKAIDKAKVSASLAYAKNIKTAILSLYSDTGHFSGWVAGMTAGQYNYVKLDDDYNPSWQPSNLLSDESGWTGWDGPYMEQLTGRHRWGGTIMLLYYPIPASWANGLGLYRWFPCYGNSANNCGVSETNLKKIDATVDDGVPTTGNHRVYYDATYSQWYSLETLINF
- a CDS encoding calcium/sodium antiporter, with amino-acid sequence MEILLNSLIFIVGLAILIISSDWLIQGSIKLSSLLRLTPLFVGLVLVAFGTSTPEAGVGIVAAIRNYKEIALGNVIGSNICNIGLILGLCAFVRPLKINKSILRREFPFMLLATVSLFLMSRDLLISRLDGLIFIFGFIAFLVFSYKGARQSFIGDEINNFKFKGLFKRYNSPIAITVLSLISILGIAIGAKLMVDKGVVLANIFGVKPWLIAITVFAVGTSLPELAASLTAALKKAPSISVGNIVGSNIFNILLILGVVSLIRPIQLEASMLKFEFPVLLIFSFTLLIMMKTRHQISRWEGLSLFLGYIGFIFLLIH
- a CDS encoding type II secretion system protein GspG; amino-acid sequence: MKKSFTLIELIVVIAIIAILAAIIAPNAFKAVEKAKISEAIADVKTYKTAIGTLYADTGHWVVEGAVPPLGDIIYPDSANNDLITNLNGYFGWDGPYVQKIKAKNPWKGWYVFQSNDVARGLQSEIWLDFEDACYPLEGSVSLDCPIPDKAKNKIDATIDDGDPSDGNVQEGLGGSAGDFSWFLVWDAY
- a CDS encoding LemA family protein, producing the protein MLGGILIFLGVLVFLVVIWVIGSYNGVITLRNSVDNAWAQIDVQLTRRHDLIPNLVKTAKGYLTHEKETLENVIKARTQATQATAVKDKQAAENFLTSTLRSLFAVVERYPDLKANQSMLKLHEEITSTENRIAFARQFYNDETMRHNTLIQQFPVNLIASSFNFSNKELFEIEDTSHKEVPEVNL